From Clarias gariepinus isolate MV-2021 ecotype Netherlands chromosome 2, CGAR_prim_01v2, whole genome shotgun sequence, one genomic window encodes:
- the gnpat2 gene encoding dihydroxyacetone phosphate acyltransferase, translated as MDRVLRAHSLKSEPGNILDVLEERRRGSDIGHALRTFSALPYRGATHLSPSALNRMVQESQYLRYVISEIAEESGEPRECVKEEAVSILEEMSQNLQLNFIRLMGFTLTKVFKRLFSSLRVNEDGLARLQQAIQEHPVILMPNHRSYIDFLVISYIMFTYDLPIPVIAAGIPLMGMSLIGEILRRSGAFFIRRAIGSDKLYWAVLSEYVRTIVRTGFAPLEFFVEGLRSRTLKSLKPKLGMMQMILEPFFKSEVYDITLVPISISYDRVLEESLLAHELLGVAKPRETTRGLLKARRVLEENYGCMHVHFGTPVSVRELAGGRIHRGQYNLIPRDLPIRLSAELQEFTSDVAHLLVRLQEQGLVLQPWSLMALVLLQNPDGVDWNTFTHKTLRLKTLAAQLGARIDWPVQLPDSEVMSSSMALHHSVARLENGRVRLVEEARPGPVTQEEAVLNRASAVLMCASYRNHALHVFTRPTLVAVAMTTAPSYSQEDVFTRFCFLQDLFSNEFIFMPGHAAQDFEEGCSGLLRCGALSSSEHGLRLMEDERDTIAVLGSALGPFIQTYQVVFRILLEETFQTFTEKRFVPDVRAAVMKLFLSGEILSYECLSSDTHKNALSALVRMGAVSKSKEADQIEYRVNQGAVRRLQDTLGGDVTSKVPLFSRL; from the exons ATGGACCGGGTTCTG AGAGCACACAGCTTAAAATCCGAGCCTGGAAACATCTTGGACGTCTTGGAGGAAAGAAGGCGGGGCAGCGATATAGGCCACGCCCTCAGGACTTTTAGCGCTCTGCCGTATCGAGGGGCCACGCATCTGTCTCCGAGCGCCCTCAACAGGATGGTGCAGGAGTCACAGTATCTACGCTACGTTATCTCCGAG ATAGCCGAGGAGTCGGGCGAGCCGCGCGAGTGTGTGAAGGAGGAGGCTGTGAGCATCTTGGAGGAGATGAGTCAGAACCTGCAGCTGAACTTCATCCGCCTCATGGGGTTCACTCTCACCAAAGTCTTCAAGAGGCTCTTCAGCTCCTTACGGGTGAACGAGGACGGACTTGCGCGG CTCCAACAGGCCATTCAGGAACATCCGGTCATTCTGATGCCCAATCACAGGAGCTACATCGACTTCCTGGTCATCTCCTACATCATGTTCACCTACGATCTGCCCATCCCCGTCATCGCTGCTGGAATTC CGCTGATGGGAATGTCTCTGATCGGTGAGATCCTGCGCCGGTCCGGAGCCTTCTTTATTCGGCGCGCGATTGGTTCGGATAAGCTCTACTGGGCCGTACTCTCGGAGTACGTCAGGACCATAGTGCGG ACGGGTTTTGCTCCGCTGGAGTTTTTCGTTGAAGGACTGCGCAGCAGGACACTCAAGTCTCTGAAGCCCAAACTGG ggatgATGCAGATGATCCTGGAGCCGTTTTTTAAATCCGAGGTGTACGACATCACCCTGGTTCCCATCAGCATCAGCTACGATCGCGTCCTGGAGGAATCCCTGCTTGCTCACGAGCTGCTCGGCGTCGCCAAACCCCGAGAGACCACCAGG ggTTTACTGAAGGCCCGGCGAGTACTGGAGGAAAATTACGGCTGCATGCACGTGCATTTCGGGACCCCGGTGTCTGTGCGAGAGCTGGCTGGGGGGAGGATCCACCGCGGGCAGTACAACCTAATCCCCAG ggatCTGCCCATAAGGCTCAGTGCGGAGCTGCAGGAGTTCACTTCTGATGTCGCTCACTTGTTGGTGCGGTTGCAGGAGCAAGGCCTGGTTCTCCAGCCGTGGAGTCTCATGGCTCTGGTCCTGCTCCAGAACCCAGATGGTGTGGACTGGAACACGTTTACCCATAAAACCCTGCGCCTGAAGACACTTGCTGCTCAACTTGGAGCTCGAATCGACTGGCCTG TGCAGCTTCCTGACTCGGAGGTGATGTCGTCCAGTATGGCCCTGCATCACTCTGTAGCGCGCCTCGAGAACGGGCGTGTCCGACTGGTCGAGGAGGCGCGGCCGGGACCCGTCACTCAAGAGGAGGCCGTGCTCAATCGAGCGTCGGCGGTGCTCATGTGCGCCTCCTACAGGAACCACGCGCTGCACGTGTTCACCCGTCCCACCCTGGTGGCTGTTGCCATGACAACGGCTCCAAGCTACAGCCAAG AGGACGTCTTTACTCGCTTTTGTTTCCTGCAAGATCTTTTCTCAAACGAGTTTATCTTCATGCCAGGCCATGCAGCGCAG GATTTTGAGGAGGGCTGCTCCGGCCTGCTGCGATGTGGAGCCCTGAGCAGCTCCGAACACGGACTGAGGCTGATGGAAGATGAGCGGGACACCATCGCCGTCCTCGGCTCCGCTCTTGGGCCGTTTATTCAAACCTACCAG GTGGTGTTTCGAATTTTGCTTGAGGAGACATTTCAGACGTTTACGGAGAAACGGTTCGTGCCTGACGTCCGCGCTGCCGTCATGAAGCTTTTCCTCTCAG GTGAGATTCTGTCGTACGAGTGTTTGTCTTCCGACACACACAAGAACGCTCTGTCGGCTCTGGTCAGGATGGGGGCCGTCTCCAAATCCAAGGA AGCTGACCAGATCGAGTACAGGGTGAACCAAGGTGCAGTGAGAAGACTACAGGACACACTGG GTGGTGATGTCACGTCCAAGGTGCCGCTGTTCTCGAGACTGTAA